A single window of Bradyrhizobium daqingense DNA harbors:
- a CDS encoding dienelactone hydrolase family protein — MAASVTVQATLGFPEQVKDHYPAVIVVHTLAGYRDVNEGYVAAELRKVGFATLTYDSFAARGTTGVALQGSPGYLAIGVADAYAALRLLSREPRVDAKHIAIIGFSYGAEVAHLTAFEALRSALNPGPDQFAAHVAFYPSGTFGAVAEPGAYTGSPVLMLLGDKDDNLPPAKIESYLAYASAAGVPAPIQKVVYPGAYHAWTVPDLATARFYPDLVSIKKCPFFLLSPKRPALLIDGEAKPFDPSAFRACLAAAPGYSMGFDAAIRDKSIADTISFLQQNARR; from the coding sequence ATGGCCGCATCGGTGACGGTCCAGGCCACTCTCGGCTTTCCCGAACAAGTGAAGGATCACTATCCCGCAGTAATCGTGGTTCACACACTCGCCGGCTATCGCGATGTGAACGAAGGCTATGTTGCCGCCGAATTGCGCAAGGTTGGCTTTGCCACATTGACTTATGACAGCTTTGCCGCGCGCGGAACTACGGGCGTAGCCCTGCAAGGGTCACCCGGTTATCTGGCGATTGGAGTTGCGGACGCATACGCCGCGCTGCGACTTCTTTCCCGCGAGCCTCGGGTCGACGCCAAGCACATTGCGATCATCGGGTTCTCATACGGCGCCGAGGTTGCCCACCTCACCGCCTTCGAAGCGCTGCGGTCGGCGCTCAATCCCGGACCTGACCAGTTTGCCGCCCACGTCGCATTCTATCCCAGCGGCACTTTTGGCGCGGTCGCCGAACCCGGTGCCTATACCGGCTCCCCGGTCCTGATGTTGCTCGGCGACAAGGACGACAACCTGCCGCCGGCAAAGATCGAGAGCTATCTGGCTTACGCCAGCGCAGCTGGAGTGCCGGCTCCGATCCAGAAGGTGGTCTATCCAGGCGCCTATCATGCGTGGACAGTCCCCGATCTCGCCACCGCCCGCTTTTACCCGGACTTAGTCAGCATAAAAAAATGTCCGTTCTTCCTGCTCAGCCCGAAGCGGCCGGCCTTGCTCATCGACGGCGAGGCGAAGCCTTTCGACCCTTCCGCCTTTCGCGCCTGCCTCGCCGCAGCGCCCGGCTACTCGATGGGATTTGACGCGGCGATTCGCGACAAATCCATTGCTGATACGATTTCCTTCCTTCAACAAAACGCGCGCCGGTAG